Proteins from a genomic interval of Fundidesulfovibrio putealis DSM 16056:
- a CDS encoding aminodeoxychorismate/anthranilate synthase component II, with product MRTLLVDNRDSFTRNLEHLLVQASGHAPHVAPYDDFRPEMADAFDLTVISPGPGHPRGYPAYGPLLDSGRPVLGICLGLQIMNLHFGGSVERLPGCVHGKSSRFTLFGRDVLAARYHSLSLSRVAPDLDVLAEFQGIPMAAKHRSLPLLGLQFHPESFLTPQGPDILRDALNLLLPC from the coding sequence ATGCGCACCCTGCTGGTGGACAACCGCGACAGCTTCACCCGCAACCTGGAACACCTGCTGGTCCAGGCGTCCGGGCACGCCCCGCACGTCGCGCCCTATGACGATTTCCGCCCCGAAATGGCCGACGCCTTCGACCTGACCGTCATCTCCCCCGGCCCCGGACACCCGCGCGGCTACCCGGCCTACGGGCCGCTCCTGGACTCGGGCCGCCCGGTTCTGGGCATCTGCCTGGGGCTTCAGATCATGAACCTGCACTTCGGCGGCTCCGTGGAGCGCCTGCCCGGCTGCGTGCATGGCAAGTCCAGCCGCTTCACCCTCTTCGGGCGCGACGTCCTGGCCGCGCGCTACCACTCGCTCTCCTTGAGCCGCGTGGCCCCGGACCTTGACGTCCTGGCCGAATTCCAGGGCATCCCCATGGCCGCGAAACACCGCAGCCTGCCGCTTCTGGGCCTGCAATTTCATCCCGAATCGTTCCTCACGCCCCAAGGGCCGGACATACTGCGTGACGCGCTCAACCTGCTGCTGCCCTGCTGA
- a CDS encoding chorismate-binding protein: MTRSTCCCPAEGLSWLGALAPEEPDVFLTPTMPGIPASGVVGLWPRLEWRLGPNGDSDGGRQELSRFCDPAHTGPGPALGYLNYEAGFEALGLSAPQSPPEFPPGVFRKYRAVLAPSPDARHVFIHADSHQLAREAALLVQSAPRSASIPLFDGPLRASLDADGYRRAVSRALEHILDGDAYQLNLSIRFDTDWPAGLSPASLFTHLLRERPAMFYALFQLGGQAIVSTSPERFIRVQDGRVLSQPIKGTRPAVPGAVRDLLASPKEDAELSMIVDLIRNDISPHCRYGSVRVEGHKSLFEVDGLLQMYANVTGELRPGSTALDLLWDALPPGSVTGCPKRRAAEIIADLEPHRREVYCGCMVMAHGPRDLDSSVAIRTALADPARNLFSFFAGSGIVVESDPDSEYRETLAKAEKFLELTRRNQP, translated from the coding sequence GTGACGCGCTCAACCTGCTGCTGCCCTGCTGAGGGACTCTCCTGGCTTGGCGCCCTGGCCCCCGAGGAGCCGGACGTCTTCCTGACGCCGACCATGCCCGGCATCCCGGCCAGCGGTGTCGTGGGGCTATGGCCCCGTCTTGAGTGGCGGCTAGGGCCCAACGGAGATTCTGACGGCGGCAGGCAGGAGCTGTCGCGCTTCTGCGATCCGGCGCACACCGGCCCCGGCCCGGCCCTGGGCTACCTGAACTACGAGGCCGGGTTCGAGGCCCTGGGCCTTTCCGCGCCGCAGTCTCCCCCGGAATTTCCCCCCGGCGTGTTCCGGAAGTACCGGGCCGTGCTCGCGCCGAGCCCGGACGCCCGCCATGTGTTCATCCACGCAGACTCACACCAGCTCGCCCGCGAGGCCGCGCTGCTGGTGCAGTCCGCCCCCCGCTCCGCCTCCATCCCCCTCTTCGACGGCCCGCTACGCGCTTCCCTGGATGCCGACGGCTACCGCCGCGCCGTGAGCCGCGCCCTGGAGCATATCCTGGACGGCGACGCCTACCAGCTGAACCTGTCCATCCGCTTCGACACGGACTGGCCCGCCGGCCTTTCCCCGGCCAGCCTGTTCACGCATCTGCTGCGCGAGCGCCCGGCCATGTTCTACGCACTGTTCCAGCTAGGCGGCCAAGCCATCGTGTCCACCTCGCCTGAACGATTCATCCGGGTTCAAGATGGCCGCGTGCTCAGCCAGCCCATCAAGGGGACCCGGCCAGCCGTCCCCGGAGCCGTCCGGGACCTGCTCGCTTCGCCCAAGGAGGACGCCGAGCTGTCCATGATCGTGGACCTCATCCGAAACGACATAAGCCCGCACTGCCGCTACGGGTCGGTACGCGTCGAAGGCCACAAATCGCTCTTCGAAGTAGACGGGCTGCTCCAGATGTACGCCAATGTAACAGGCGAGCTGCGCCCCGGCTCCACCGCCCTGGACCTCCTCTGGGACGCCCTGCCCCCAGGCTCCGTCACCGGCTGCCCCAAGCGCCGCGCCGCCGAGATCATAGCCGACCTGGAGCCTCACCGGCGCGAAGTCTACTGCGGCTGCATGGTCATGGCCCACGGCCCGCGCGACCTGGACAGCTCAGTGGCCATCCGCACCGCCCTGGCCGACCCGGCGCGCAACCTGTTCAGCTTCTTCGCCGGGAGCGGCATCGTCGTGGAATCAGACCCGGACTCGGAATACCGTGAAACCCTGGCCAAGGCCGAAAAATTCCTGGAACTCACCAGAAGGAACCAGCCATGA
- a CDS encoding aminotransferase class IV — MIAWIDHRFVLRSVPLSVTGSVFRCGVGLFETILHHANELPRFERHLQRLRASLAALPIAPNGPPPILGESGRVREVVLEVLQANTLVGKTARVNLFCFQDAPDDKASLCVAATPHSIHADSTCTLDVYPHAHTSHLCTHKTMANMHQRLAWDQARSAGKDDAVLQDHDGLVLECAVAALLFSDGQRFYTSRTPFKLPSLTMEAAAQALEIEEIPIPLADIGNFKHAYRLNSLIGIQPVAAIGKVAFEPDWKTCKPFSRKFLGLGEE, encoded by the coding sequence ATGATCGCCTGGATCGACCACCGTTTCGTCCTCCGCTCAGTCCCCTTGTCCGTCACGGGCTCCGTCTTCCGTTGCGGCGTGGGCCTCTTCGAGACCATCCTGCACCACGCAAACGAGCTGCCCCGCTTCGAGCGACACCTCCAGCGGTTGCGCGCAAGCCTTGCGGCATTGCCTATCGCCCCCAACGGGCCGCCCCCCATCCTGGGCGAATCCGGCAGGGTCCGAGAGGTGGTCCTGGAGGTGCTTCAGGCCAACACCCTGGTCGGGAAAACCGCGCGCGTGAACCTGTTCTGCTTCCAGGACGCGCCCGATGACAAGGCCAGCCTGTGCGTTGCCGCCACGCCGCACTCCATCCACGCGGATTCCACCTGCACGCTGGACGTCTACCCCCACGCGCACACCTCGCACCTCTGCACGCACAAGACCATGGCCAACATGCACCAGCGCCTGGCCTGGGACCAGGCCCGCAGCGCAGGCAAGGACGACGCCGTGCTGCAAGACCACGACGGCCTCGTCCTGGAATGCGCCGTGGCCGCCCTGCTCTTCTCAGACGGCCAACGCTTCTACACCAGCCGCACGCCCTTCAAGCTGCCAAGTCTCACCATGGAAGCCGCCGCCCAGGCGCTTGAGATCGAGGAAATCCCCATCCCACTGGCCGATATCGGGAACTTCAAACACGCCTACCGCCTGAACAGCCTCATCGGCATCCAGCCCGTGGCCGCCATCGGCAAGGTGGCCTTCGAGCCGGACTGGAAGACCTGCAAGCCGTTCTCGCGGAAATTCCTGGGATTGGGGGAAGAATGA
- a CDS encoding YIP1 family protein: MRIVCPQCGYSRDIPTDKVPASSSIATCPKCQFRFRFRGNQPSVQSEPAVEEPVYPPRPSRPVRPARDPEPASRIHAPYEPRSQRAYMPEPEGDPEHYGHIPPRPQARWLPDDEPDQFQAKPYAGERRRAPDPRQDYGGPDHPFGSPGDDRFPPPRGGDGFEEPSRQPRPERHIAWEPSGDLPDAADGGSLRELQASAPTPPIDRVESAIRRAQEYCPEPRQPQQPHSDEPRPQASSDEFGRLGADPTGLAGLANPVDKLDREPLPREYAMPNASPAPGQPLSGHDGHDGQDDPQAPQQGEAVAGEDSVRDIWARLQAMGGQPPPGRAASANSSRQSQAEPGMEAHQPKAVLPYAVAPWEQLELYGAVPSFLNTVKTILLKPGDFFDQLPPFSGKIRPLLFANVVCLASMIFGLIWFRFGLGPNLSDLGRTDGFQGLGAGMIGSLAWLGLSPILVTAFVFLDAALGHLLLGLLRSASKPFEETFRTICYAGAPWMLTVLPVSWQYLIPIVLIWHMTLQAIGLKKLHQAGYPQVLASVLVKWSLYFMASFAVLHVLLTRR, from the coding sequence ATGCGCATCGTCTGCCCGCAATGCGGCTACAGCAGGGACATCCCCACGGATAAAGTCCCGGCCAGCTCCAGCATAGCCACCTGTCCCAAGTGTCAGTTCCGCTTCCGGTTCAGGGGGAATCAGCCGTCCGTTCAATCCGAACCGGCGGTGGAGGAACCCGTGTATCCTCCGAGGCCCTCGCGCCCCGTGCGCCCTGCGCGCGATCCCGAGCCCGCCTCCCGCATCCACGCGCCCTACGAACCCCGCTCCCAGCGGGCCTACATGCCCGAACCCGAGGGCGATCCCGAGCACTACGGCCATATTCCTCCGCGCCCCCAGGCGCGCTGGCTGCCGGACGACGAGCCGGACCAGTTCCAGGCGAAGCCCTATGCCGGCGAACGCCGCCGCGCCCCGGACCCAAGGCAGGATTACGGCGGCCCCGACCACCCCTTCGGCAGCCCCGGAGACGACCGCTTCCCGCCCCCGCGCGGAGGCGACGGCTTCGAGGAACCCTCCAGGCAGCCCAGGCCTGAGCGCCATATCGCCTGGGAACCCTCCGGCGACCTTCCGGACGCGGCTGACGGCGGCTCCTTGCGTGAACTCCAGGCGTCTGCGCCAACTCCCCCCATCGACCGGGTGGAGAGCGCCATCCGCCGTGCGCAGGAATATTGTCCCGAACCCAGGCAGCCCCAGCAGCCCCATTCGGATGAACCCCGCCCGCAGGCCTCCTCGGACGAATTCGGTCGGCTCGGCGCGGACCCGACAGGCCTGGCAGGCCTTGCAAATCCGGTGGACAAGCTCGACCGTGAGCCCCTGCCCCGCGAATACGCCATGCCAAACGCTTCGCCTGCGCCCGGCCAGCCTCTCTCCGGCCATGACGGTCATGACGGGCAGGACGACCCCCAGGCCCCGCAGCAGGGCGAAGCCGTGGCAGGCGAGGACTCCGTGCGCGACATCTGGGCCAGGCTCCAGGCCATGGGAGGGCAGCCCCCCCCGGGCCGCGCCGCGTCCGCGAACTCTTCGCGCCAGTCCCAGGCCGAACCCGGCATGGAGGCGCACCAGCCCAAGGCCGTGCTGCCCTACGCCGTGGCTCCCTGGGAACAGCTGGAGCTTTACGGGGCCGTGCCCTCGTTCCTGAACACGGTGAAGACCATCCTGCTCAAGCCCGGCGACTTCTTCGACCAGCTCCCGCCCTTCTCCGGCAAGATCCGCCCGCTGCTGTTCGCCAACGTGGTCTGTCTGGCCTCCATGATCTTCGGGCTCATCTGGTTCCGCTTCGGACTCGGCCCCAACCTCTCCGACCTTGGCCGCACCGACGGCTTCCAGGGGCTCGGGGCCGGGATGATCGGCAGCCTCGCCTGGCTCGGGCTCTCGCCCATCCTGGTCACGGCCTTCGTGTTCCTGGACGCGGCGCTCGGCCATCTGCTGCTTGGCCTTCTGCGCTCGGCCTCCAAACCCTTCGAGGAAACCTTCCGCACCATCTGCTACGCGGGCGCGCCCTGGATGCTGACGGTCTTGCCAGTTTCCTGGCAGTATCTTATTCCTATCGTATTGATCTGGCACATGACGCTCCAGGCCATCGGCCTGAAAAAGCTGCATCAGGCCGGATACCCGCAGGTGCTCGCCTCGGTGCTGGTGAAGTGGTCGCTGTATTTCATGGCCTCGTTCGCGGTTTTGCACGTGCTTTTAACGCGCAGGTAG
- a CDS encoding glycosyltransferase family protein → MPDLNALFAAYTSAVLSFSMEAEQGGYATVPARFDANGPLARQIVRAGHCVLLGVGRGEFAREVAASLPSGTGFTVCETDGDQARAFGNGLPLLADASPVALAFTLLSAGLTRPRAVCVLNPEVADEAALARLKTVQRLHAAYAPLALPTPADPAGPASRLSVAAILHPDEPGLPEFFAALPQTAFEAVVIWDAPSPPPSPPPCPIPVRHLAHPLENDFAAQRNRMLAACRSEWVLYLDGDERLDPALCALLPALVAQEHCAAFAFPRLGIGPSGVKIGWGLWPDLQLRLFRPGPQVRFVRPVHERLEGLSGPTGLICGGFIRHLSDVLKDREALARKHALFDAAGGFSGGSTGLHRQNREYPVLPEAFFAALTPRPMIGAWPETVRFQPL, encoded by the coding sequence ATGCCGGACCTGAACGCCCTTTTCGCCGCCTACACCAGCGCCGTGCTCTCCTTCTCCATGGAGGCGGAGCAGGGCGGGTACGCAACCGTTCCGGCGCGATTCGACGCGAACGGACCGCTTGCGCGCCAGATTGTCCGCGCAGGCCACTGCGTGCTGCTTGGCGTGGGGCGCGGCGAATTCGCCCGCGAGGTGGCCGCATCGCTGCCGTCCGGCACGGGCTTCACGGTCTGCGAGACCGACGGCGATCAGGCACGCGCGTTCGGCAACGGCCTGCCGCTGCTGGCCGACGCCTCCCCGGTTGCCCTGGCCTTCACTCTCTTAAGCGCCGGGCTCACGCGCCCTCGCGCCGTGTGCGTCCTGAACCCCGAAGTGGCGGACGAGGCGGCGCTTGCCCGCCTGAAGACCGTGCAGCGGCTGCACGCGGCCTATGCGCCGCTTGCGCTCCCCACGCCCGCAGATCCTGCCGGTCCAGCTTCGCGCCTCAGCGTGGCGGCCATCCTGCACCCGGACGAACCCGGCCTGCCGGAATTCTTCGCCGCCCTGCCGCAGACGGCCTTCGAGGCCGTCGTGATATGGGACGCCCCCTCGCCGCCGCCGTCCCCGCCGCCATGTCCCATTCCGGTGCGGCACCTGGCGCATCCGCTCGAAAACGATTTCGCGGCCCAGCGCAACCGCATGCTGGCCGCCTGCCGGAGCGAGTGGGTGCTGTACCTGGACGGCGACGAACGCCTGGACCCGGCGCTTTGCGCCCTCCTGCCCGCGCTTGTGGCCCAGGAGCACTGCGCAGCCTTCGCTTTTCCCCGGCTGGGCATCGGGCCGTCCGGCGTCAAGATCGGCTGGGGCCTGTGGCCTGATCTGCAACTGCGCCTTTTCCGGCCCGGTCCGCAGGTCCGGTTCGTGCGGCCCGTGCATGAGCGCCTGGAAGGGCTCAGCGGCCCCACCGGCCTGATCTGCGGAGGCTTCATCCGCCACCTGAGCGACGTGCTCAAGGACCGCGAGGCACTGGCCCGCAAGCACGCCCTGTTCGACGCGGCCGGAGGCTTCTCGGGCGGCTCGACGGGCCTTCACCGCCAGAACCGGGAGTATCCCGTTCTCCCCGAGGCGTTCTTCGCGGCCCTCACGCCCAGGCCCATGATTGGCGCGTGGCCGGAAACGGTACGGTTCCAACCCCTTTGA
- a CDS encoding glycosyltransferase family 4 protein, protein MNPAPAVRVLHVVKSLGLGGTEKAMQLMVTHLDRSRFAPFAYSPVDGERRELLRQNGVPVIVGGDLLSVLEKLRPDVVHLHRAGWPEPALLSPVKRFGPRAVVETNVFGRLDDSPLGGVVDLHLVVSRFCLERLAADNPSLDVSRYRVLYNPVDTDLFARLTPEHDFSRPVAGRLSRPDPGKWSGLAFDMLPILKASEPGFRFLVIGATPDFLDFVRDHDLGQNVECLPPESRDEGLADFFGRVSLLAHANDTGESFGMAIAEAMAAGLPVVTHPAAGNRDNAQLELVEHGVTGLVAATVEDYAQAVLWLWRHPEEARRMGAAGREKAARLYRAQEIARQLGDIYDDLLASSGEKCRT, encoded by the coding sequence ATGAATCCCGCTCCCGCAGTCCGCGTCCTGCATGTCGTCAAGTCGTTGGGGCTTGGCGGCACTGAAAAGGCCATGCAGCTCATGGTCACGCACCTGGACCGTTCCCGGTTCGCGCCCTTCGCGTACAGCCCCGTGGACGGCGAGCGCCGCGAACTGCTGCGCCAAAACGGCGTCCCGGTCATCGTCGGCGGGGACCTGCTTTCCGTGCTGGAAAAGCTGCGTCCGGACGTGGTCCACCTGCACCGCGCGGGCTGGCCGGAGCCTGCGTTGCTCTCCCCGGTGAAGCGCTTCGGCCCCAGGGCGGTGGTGGAGACCAACGTGTTCGGCAGGCTGGATGATTCCCCCCTGGGCGGCGTGGTGGACCTGCATCTGGTTGTCTCGCGCTTCTGCCTGGAGCGACTGGCGGCGGACAACCCATCGCTGGACGTCTCGCGCTACCGCGTGCTGTACAATCCCGTGGACACGGACCTGTTCGCCCGGCTCACTCCGGAGCACGATTTTTCGCGGCCCGTGGCGGGCAGGCTGTCGCGGCCCGACCCCGGCAAGTGGTCCGGGCTGGCCTTCGACATGCTGCCGATTCTGAAGGCCAGCGAGCCTGGCTTCCGCTTCCTGGTGATCGGGGCCACGCCTGACTTCCTGGACTTCGTGCGCGATCACGACCTGGGACAAAACGTCGAGTGCCTGCCGCCCGAGTCCCGCGACGAGGGGCTGGCGGACTTTTTCGGGCGGGTGAGCCTCCTGGCCCACGCCAACGACACCGGCGAATCCTTCGGCATGGCCATCGCCGAGGCCATGGCCGCAGGGCTCCCGGTGGTGACGCACCCGGCTGCCGGAAACCGCGACAACGCCCAGCTGGAGCTGGTGGAGCATGGCGTGACCGGGTTGGTGGCCGCCACCGTGGAAGACTACGCCCAGGCCGTGCTCTGGCTGTGGCGGCACCCCGAAGAGGCGCGGCGCATGGGCGCGGCGGGGCGCGAGAAAGCCGCGCGGCTGTACCGGGCGCAGGAGATAGCCCGCCAGCTGGGGGATATTTACGACGACCTGCTCGCGTCATCGGGAGAAAAATGCCGGACCTGA
- a CDS encoding sirohydrochlorin cobaltochelatase — MSFTVHDPVRRILAALFVLAFLAGWSTHADAHGDKKPDKKGILLVAFGTTVPGADSAYKNIEKKAKEAFPGVDVRMAYSSRIVRHKLAAEKKLKLDSPAEALAKMMNDDFTHVAVQSLQTIPGAEFHDILSTAKAFSGMPKGMKQMEVGLPLMATTEDVAKVADALLASVPKARKSDEAVVLVGHGTRHPADVYYAALQYHVWKKDPLVFIGTVEGAPSREDVLAELRKSGVKKAHLMPFLAVAGDHARNDLAGDEPDSWKSVMTGAGIAVTPVLRGTGDASPLADIWIEHLKSAFERLR, encoded by the coding sequence ATGAGCTTCACCGTCCACGACCCTGTCAGAAGAATCCTCGCCGCCCTGTTCGTCCTGGCCTTTTTGGCGGGCTGGTCCACCCACGCCGACGCCCACGGGGACAAAAAGCCCGACAAGAAGGGCATCCTGCTGGTGGCCTTCGGCACCACCGTCCCGGGCGCTGACTCGGCCTACAAGAACATCGAGAAGAAAGCCAAGGAGGCCTTCCCCGGCGTGGACGTGCGCATGGCCTACTCTTCCAGGATCGTGCGCCACAAGCTGGCCGCCGAGAAGAAGCTGAAGCTCGACTCCCCCGCCGAGGCCCTGGCCAAAATGATGAACGACGACTTCACCCACGTGGCCGTGCAGTCGCTCCAGACCATCCCCGGCGCGGAGTTTCACGACATTCTGTCCACTGCCAAGGCCTTCTCCGGCATGCCCAAGGGCATGAAGCAGATGGAAGTGGGACTGCCGCTCATGGCCACCACCGAGGACGTGGCCAAGGTGGCCGACGCCCTGCTGGCCAGCGTCCCCAAGGCTCGCAAGAGCGACGAAGCCGTGGTGCTGGTGGGACACGGAACCCGCCACCCCGCCGACGTGTACTACGCCGCCTTGCAGTACCACGTCTGGAAGAAGGACCCGCTGGTGTTCATCGGCACGGTGGAAGGCGCGCCCTCCCGGGAGGACGTGCTGGCGGAACTCAGGAAGAGCGGCGTGAAGAAGGCGCACCTGATGCCCTTTTTGGCCGTGGCCGGGGACCACGCCCGTAACGATCTGGCAGGCGACGAGCCGGACTCCTGGAAGTCGGTGATGACCGGAGCCGGGATCGCCGTGACCCCGGTGCTGAGGGGCACTGGTGACGCGTCCCCCCTGGCGGACATCTGGATCGAGCACCTGAAGAGCGCCTTCGAGAGGCTCAGGTAG
- a CDS encoding FecCD family ABC transporter permease codes for MRKPLPVMLAALAAMILVAAGSGTVSVPALDTLRILAARLLGRPDWLAQVPDVAQALVWDVRLPRVMTALAVGGALALSGAVFQGVLRNPLADSYTLGVSAGGALGACLCLLVGFTGLGVLSVPVWALAGSLSALAVVLLMSRAGGGFDALTLILAGVMVAATLQAAIGFVKFLAGENVAGLVFWLMGGLSAKTWAEAAIAWTGLGLGLPVALFLARDLDALCLGDEQAQALGVNVSAARLALLGAAALMTACCVAVSGIVGFVGLIVPHIMRLACGPAHGRLLPLSALGGMLLLLAADTASRTLPAHEVPVGVLTAMLGGPYFCLLFVRGRGRV; via the coding sequence GTGAGAAAACCCCTCCCCGTCATGCTGGCCGCCCTGGCGGCCATGATCCTGGTGGCCGCCGGGAGCGGAACCGTGTCCGTGCCCGCGCTGGATACGTTGCGCATCCTGGCGGCGCGCCTTCTGGGCCGGCCCGATTGGCTGGCCCAGGTGCCGGACGTGGCCCAGGCCCTGGTCTGGGACGTGCGCCTGCCGCGCGTCATGACCGCCCTGGCCGTGGGCGGCGCTCTGGCGCTTTCCGGGGCGGTCTTCCAGGGCGTGTTGCGAAACCCCCTGGCCGATTCCTACACCTTGGGGGTTTCGGCGGGCGGGGCGCTTGGCGCGTGTTTGTGCCTGCTTGTCGGGTTCACGGGCCTTGGAGTCTTGTCCGTTCCAGTATGGGCGCTGGCCGGGTCGCTTTCGGCCCTGGCCGTGGTGCTTTTGATGTCTCGCGCCGGTGGCGGGTTCGACGCGCTCACGCTGATCCTGGCTGGCGTCATGGTGGCGGCCACGCTGCAGGCGGCCATCGGGTTCGTGAAGTTCCTGGCCGGGGAGAACGTGGCCGGGCTGGTGTTCTGGCTCATGGGAGGCCTCTCGGCCAAGACCTGGGCCGAGGCGGCCATCGCCTGGACGGGCCTTGGCCTGGGGCTCCCCGTGGCGCTTTTTCTGGCCCGCGACCTGGACGCGTTGTGCCTGGGCGACGAGCAGGCCCAGGCCCTGGGCGTGAACGTATCCGCCGCGCGCCTGGCGCTTCTGGGCGCGGCCGCGCTCATGACCGCCTGCTGCGTGGCGGTGTCGGGCATCGTGGGCTTCGTGGGGCTCATCGTGCCGCACATCATGCGCCTGGCCTGCGGCCCGGCGCACGGGCGGCTCCTGCCCCTGTCCGCGCTCGGGGGCATGCTGCTGCTCCTGGCGGCGGACACGGCCTCGCGCACCCTGCCCGCCCACGAGGTGCCGGTGGGGGTGCTCACGGCAATGCTCGGCGGACCATATTTCTGCCTGCTGTTCGTGCGGGGGCGCGGCCGTGTTTGA
- a CDS encoding ABC transporter ATP-binding protein gives MFEARALTVRRGNALALDAVDLTLSPGQMLAVVGPNGAGKTTLLRCLAGVLAPASGQALLEGRALTAWPRRELARTVAYSPQESEERFGFSVAEAVLMGRHPWLSRFGSAAPMDRDAAQNAMAALDLLHLAERPVTELSGGEKRRVSLARTLAQDGRAFLLDEPAAGLDICHALAAMRVFADKAAQGAAVAVVLHDLNLAAMFCPLMLMLDSGRIAAYGPTPRVLTAQNVARVFGVRSEITGSHVRFLEG, from the coding sequence GTGTTTGAGGCGCGCGCGCTCACCGTTCGCCGGGGGAACGCCTTGGCCCTGGACGCAGTGGACCTGACCCTCTCGCCCGGCCAGATGCTGGCCGTGGTCGGCCCCAACGGCGCGGGCAAGACCACCCTGCTGCGCTGCCTTGCCGGAGTGCTCGCGCCCGCGTCCGGGCAGGCGCTGCTGGAGGGGCGCGCGCTCACCGCGTGGCCCAGGCGTGAGCTGGCCCGCACCGTGGCTTACAGCCCGCAGGAGTCCGAGGAGCGCTTCGGGTTCAGCGTGGCCGAAGCGGTGCTCATGGGCCGCCATCCCTGGCTGTCGCGCTTCGGAAGCGCCGCGCCCATGGACCGGGACGCCGCCCAAAACGCCATGGCCGCGCTTGATCTTTTGCATCTTGCCGAACGCCCGGTGACGGAGCTCTCCGGGGGCGAAAAACGCCGGGTGTCCCTGGCCCGCACCCTGGCCCAGGACGGGCGCGCCTTTTTATTGGACGAACCTGCGGCGGGCCTGGACATATGCCACGCCCTGGCCGCCATGCGCGTGTTCGCGGACAAGGCCGCGCAGGGGGCCGCCGTGGCCGTGGTGCTGCACGACCTCAACCTGGCCGCCATGTTCTGCCCGCTCATGCTCATGCTTGATTCCGGGCGCATTGCGGCATATGGCCCCACGCCCCGGGTGCTCACCGCGCAGAACGTGGCGCGGGTGTTCGGGGTGCGCTCTGAAATAACGGGAAGCCATGTGCGCTTCCTGGAGGGATGA
- a CDS encoding ABC transporter substrate-binding protein: MFHARAFALLAFLLLAATAHAEPAKRVVSLYVAHAENLAAMGAADALVGVSDPMGDIPVVTARDGAEAIAALRPDLVLARPMHRSTRPGLLEQLERLGIAVACLQPTSPGELEPYWLELGRLTGREAQAKAMADAFAREVAVLRARTEAIPAGQRKRVFFESIHRQMKTISPDSMAAYVLANAGAVNLAGDAQPVSGTNIAHFGLERVVALGDTLDAYLAQSGPMNPVSVEEIRATPGLSGLAAVREGRVFLVDEAQASRPTPRLLEGMRAVFSILYPDNQAKEGGQ; the protein is encoded by the coding sequence ATGTTTCACGCACGGGCTTTTGCCCTGCTCGCCTTCCTGCTGCTGGCCGCCACAGCGCACGCAGAGCCCGCCAAGCGGGTGGTCAGCCTGTACGTGGCCCACGCCGAGAATCTGGCGGCCATGGGCGCGGCTGACGCGCTGGTGGGCGTCAGCGACCCCATGGGGGACATCCCCGTGGTCACGGCCCGCGACGGGGCCGAGGCCATCGCGGCGCTCAGGCCCGATCTGGTGCTGGCCCGGCCCATGCACCGCTCCACGCGTCCTGGGCTTCTGGAACAGCTGGAGCGCCTGGGCATCGCCGTGGCCTGCCTGCAACCCACGTCCCCCGGCGAATTGGAACCCTACTGGCTGGAGCTTGGCCGCCTGACCGGGCGCGAAGCCCAGGCCAAAGCCATGGCCGACGCCTTCGCGCGCGAGGTGGCAGTGCTGCGGGCCAGGACGGAGGCCATCCCAGCCGGGCAGCGCAAGCGGGTGTTCTTCGAATCCATCCACCGCCAGATGAAGACCATAAGCCCGGACTCCATGGCGGCCTACGTGCTGGCAAACGCGGGCGCGGTCAACCTCGCTGGCGACGCCCAGCCCGTGTCCGGTACCAACATCGCCCACTTCGGCCTGGAGCGCGTGGTGGCGCTGGGGGACACCCTGGACGCCTACCTGGCCCAGTCCGGCCCCATGAATCCGGTGAGCGTGGAGGAGATCCGCGCCACGCCCGGCCTGTCCGGACTTGCCGCCGTACGCGAGGGCCGGGTGTTCCTGGTGGACGAGGCCCAGGCGAGCAGGCCCACGCCGCGCCTTCTGGAAGGCATGCGGGCCGTTTTTTCAATCCTGTATCCCGACAACCAAGCAAAGGAGGGCGGACAGTAA